From a single Pseudophryne corroboree isolate aPseCor3 chromosome 6, aPseCor3.hap2, whole genome shotgun sequence genomic region:
- the LOC134936126 gene encoding E3 ubiquitin/ISG15 ligase TRIM25-like isoform X2 codes for MASADLRQELNCSICLSIYTDPVTLTCGHNFCRVCIDRVLDTQRGSGAYTCPECRAQFKKRPALIRSIALCNIVERFPSTQPDREETGIFCSYCIHSPVPAVKSCLHCEAHLCDNHLRVHNNSAEHVLCDPTTSLGNRKCSVHKRILEYYCTEDETCICVSCRLDGKHRGHQVELLDEASEKKKEKLRERLQKLITKRVETEKRVQSLQARRREDQGKAAGVRETVTVLFRNILRQLEDLQMRVLSEISRQEERISLSYSDLIRQLEIKKDELSKKMHHMEQLCDVSDPVTVLQEPDTGDLCDTEDRKRRHTQVHDGGDLDVGLILGTLRTISDIITGINTGIYVQAAAGTLMNETTAGNAQSDIVRGVNTGLYVQKTADILLDVTTASNYIHISGDGKTASKSDTNLNHPVTPERFHIYPQVISTRGFLSGRHYWDVEVGNSVWCRVGMCYPSIDRRGGDSYIGGNKKSWCLDQYNNQYSVKHDSAQIDLPDNIHCDRVRIYLDYEAGQMSFYSLCDRIRHLYTYTATFTEPLHAAFWVGRGCITISGVNPDL; via the coding sequence atggcgtctgctgatctgagacaGGAGCTGAACTGTTCCATCTGCCTGAGTATTTATACAGATCCTGTAACCCTGACATGTGGACACAATTTCTGCCGTGTTTGTATTGATCGTGTGCTGGATACACAGAGGGGGTCTGGAGCTTATACCTGTCCTGAATGCAGAGCACAGTTCAAGAAACGTCCTGCACTTATACGGAGCATAGCTCTGTGCAACATAGTGGAGAGGTTCCCATCTACTCAGCCAGATCGGGAGGAAACTGGGATCTTCTGCTCTTACTGTATTCACTCTCCTGTACCTGCTGTAAAATCCTGCCTACATTGTGAGGCTCATCTGTGTGATAATCACCTGAGAGTACACAACAACTCAGCGGAACATGTCTTATGTGATCCCACCACTTccctggggaacaggaaatgctccgtCCATAAGAGGATCCTGGAGTATTACTGCACTGAGGATGAAACCTGTATCTGTGTGTCATGTAGGCTGGATGGGAAACACAGAGGGCATCAGGTGGAGTTACTGGATGAGGCctctgagaagaagaaggagaagctgaGAGAGCGTCTGCAGAAACTAATCACAAAAAGAGTGGAGACAGAGAAAAGAGTGCAGAGTCTGCAGGCGCGCAGGAGAGAAGATCAAGGAAAAGCAGCTGGTGTAAGAGAGACAGTCACTGTCCTGTTTAGAAATATCTTGAGACAGCTGGAAGACTTGCAGATGAGAGTCCTGAGTGAGATTTCTAGACAGGAAGAGCGCATTTCACTCTCGTACTCGGACCTGATCCGgcagctggaaataaagaaggacgAGCTGTCCAAGAAGATGCATCACATGGAGCAGCTGTGTGATGtgtctgatccagtgactgtcttacaggaaccagacacaggtGACTTGTGTGATACTGAGGACAGAAAGAGACGTCATACACAGGTCCATGATGGAGGAGATCTGGATGTGGGTTTAATCCTGGGGACATTACGCACAATATCTGATATAATAACGggtataaatacagggatctatgtgcaggcaGCAGCAGGCACATTAATGAATGAAACCACAGCTGGTAATGCACAATCTGATATAGTAAGAGGTGTAAATACAGGGCTCTATGTGCAGAAAACagcagacatattactggatgtaaccacagctagTAATTATATACATATCTCTGGTGACGGGAAAACTGCATCCAAGTCAGATACAAACCTGAATCATCCAGTAACACCAGAGAGATTTCACATTTATCCTCAGGTAATAAGCACCCGAGGATTCTTGtcagggcgacattactgggaTGTGGAAGTCGGTAACTCAGTGTGGTGTCGGGTAGGGATGTGTTATCCCAGTATAGACAGGAGAGGTGGGGACTCGTACATTGGAGGTAATAAGAAGTCCTGGTGTTTAGATCAGTATAATAATCAGTACTCTGTGAAACACGACAGCGCACAGATAGATTTACCTGATAATATTCACTGTGATAGAGTGAGGATATATCTGGATTATGAGGCAGGGCAGATGTCCTTTTATTCTCTGTGTGACAGAATCAGACACTTATACACCTATACCGCCACCTTCACTGAGCCCCTTCATGCTGCATTTTGGGTAGGGAGGGGGTGTATAACTATATCTGGAGTGAATCCAGATCTATGA
- the LOC134936126 gene encoding E3 ubiquitin/ISG15 ligase TRIM25-like isoform X1 — protein sequence MRCQGYHSGCRLTSPNVTHPAAAAGGSSRRTRLSRGAVTCLLFRMASADLRQELNCSICLSIYTDPVTLTCGHNFCRVCIDRVLDTQRGSGAYTCPECRAQFKKRPALIRSIALCNIVERFPSTQPDREETGIFCSYCIHSPVPAVKSCLHCEAHLCDNHLRVHNNSAEHVLCDPTTSLGNRKCSVHKRILEYYCTEDETCICVSCRLDGKHRGHQVELLDEASEKKKEKLRERLQKLITKRVETEKRVQSLQARRREDQGKAAGVRETVTVLFRNILRQLEDLQMRVLSEISRQEERISLSYSDLIRQLEIKKDELSKKMHHMEQLCDVSDPVTVLQEPDTGDLCDTEDRKRRHTQVHDGGDLDVGLILGTLRTISDIITGINTGIYVQAAAGTLMNETTAGNAQSDIVRGVNTGLYVQKTADILLDVTTASNYIHISGDGKTASKSDTNLNHPVTPERFHIYPQVISTRGFLSGRHYWDVEVGNSVWCRVGMCYPSIDRRGGDSYIGGNKKSWCLDQYNNQYSVKHDSAQIDLPDNIHCDRVRIYLDYEAGQMSFYSLCDRIRHLYTYTATFTEPLHAAFWVGRGCITISGVNPDL from the exons ATGCGTTGCCAAGGTTACCACAGCGGATGCCGTCTGACGTCACCGAACGTGACGCACCCCGCGGCTGCGGCTGGCGGAAGCTcacgccggacccggctctcccgcggGGCAGTGACATGTCTCCTATTTAG gatggcgtctgctgatctgagacaGGAGCTGAACTGTTCCATCTGCCTGAGTATTTATACAGATCCTGTAACCCTGACATGTGGACACAATTTCTGCCGTGTTTGTATTGATCGTGTGCTGGATACACAGAGGGGGTCTGGAGCTTATACCTGTCCTGAATGCAGAGCACAGTTCAAGAAACGTCCTGCACTTATACGGAGCATAGCTCTGTGCAACATAGTGGAGAGGTTCCCATCTACTCAGCCAGATCGGGAGGAAACTGGGATCTTCTGCTCTTACTGTATTCACTCTCCTGTACCTGCTGTAAAATCCTGCCTACATTGTGAGGCTCATCTGTGTGATAATCACCTGAGAGTACACAACAACTCAGCGGAACATGTCTTATGTGATCCCACCACTTccctggggaacaggaaatgctccgtCCATAAGAGGATCCTGGAGTATTACTGCACTGAGGATGAAACCTGTATCTGTGTGTCATGTAGGCTGGATGGGAAACACAGAGGGCATCAGGTGGAGTTACTGGATGAGGCctctgagaagaagaaggagaagctgaGAGAGCGTCTGCAGAAACTAATCACAAAAAGAGTGGAGACAGAGAAAAGAGTGCAGAGTCTGCAGGCGCGCAGGAGAGAAGATCAAGGAAAAGCAGCTGGTGTAAGAGAGACAGTCACTGTCCTGTTTAGAAATATCTTGAGACAGCTGGAAGACTTGCAGATGAGAGTCCTGAGTGAGATTTCTAGACAGGAAGAGCGCATTTCACTCTCGTACTCGGACCTGATCCGgcagctggaaataaagaaggacgAGCTGTCCAAGAAGATGCATCACATGGAGCAGCTGTGTGATGtgtctgatccagtgactgtcttacaggaaccagacacaggtGACTTGTGTGATACTGAGGACAGAAAGAGACGTCATACACAGGTCCATGATGGAGGAGATCTGGATGTGGGTTTAATCCTGGGGACATTACGCACAATATCTGATATAATAACGggtataaatacagggatctatgtgcaggcaGCAGCAGGCACATTAATGAATGAAACCACAGCTGGTAATGCACAATCTGATATAGTAAGAGGTGTAAATACAGGGCTCTATGTGCAGAAAACagcagacatattactggatgtaaccacagctagTAATTATATACATATCTCTGGTGACGGGAAAACTGCATCCAAGTCAGATACAAACCTGAATCATCCAGTAACACCAGAGAGATTTCACATTTATCCTCAGGTAATAAGCACCCGAGGATTCTTGtcagggcgacattactgggaTGTGGAAGTCGGTAACTCAGTGTGGTGTCGGGTAGGGATGTGTTATCCCAGTATAGACAGGAGAGGTGGGGACTCGTACATTGGAGGTAATAAGAAGTCCTGGTGTTTAGATCAGTATAATAATCAGTACTCTGTGAAACACGACAGCGCACAGATAGATTTACCTGATAATATTCACTGTGATAGAGTGAGGATATATCTGGATTATGAGGCAGGGCAGATGTCCTTTTATTCTCTGTGTGACAGAATCAGACACTTATACACCTATACCGCCACCTTCACTGAGCCCCTTCATGCTGCATTTTGGGTAGGGAGGGGGTGTATAACTATATCTGGAGTGAATCCAGATCTATGA